One segment of Triticum aestivum cultivar Chinese Spring chromosome 2A, IWGSC CS RefSeq v2.1, whole genome shotgun sequence DNA contains the following:
- the LOC123187881 gene encoding apoptotic chromatin condensation inducer in the nucleus: MTTYPVLNDQPIDQWNFAELKDELSRRNLPTDGLKDDLVKRLFEELQGDILGGEGPVGGSPPDDDLKEDETPGSADASVCQAAVEQNVDEGPSQVATLEGYPVGSVTEASEKGADATTEVIQDALVSTEEVSQTTLVAEVSEKSADATTEVSQNAVVSTEEDSQTTLVAEASEKSADATTEVSQDAVVSNEEVSQTTLVAATEVSDAPLVDMAKADEISPSDAVATNGDHLESAPSGSNIVKEASPQADRHSEIIAEKAPEEGTIKKVIANYLPCDVASTDVKLDATSAKDKLDADIVEQDAVSSPPDASASHVDPLDVDAVAAAPGQNAETLIPVIDLSDNALMNGKDLEDSGRTNSTCKPTVAGTNDQVTEVNPVLGSQIKCVPIPHDNISTNVKGDLNADNSDLEIEVKRDMVKPPCNIPSVGDDLQALDDDKELSKNGTPLQEIESKSNMILDKKEDSPDGAFPEKLNLDRSSIEEDVMESKHVDTIIRSDDLGGKTAVTSDHEEVKEVILFNTVANDSSVETMDIVHEEKLVTSSEKRKLEDQEVVADEPIKRQRHVDTLKIPKQQTSKLSSSDSPKVVVRPALKHFVGRSNSTASGGSHKERIVPLPQKPATTSLRVDRFVRPFTLKAVQELLGRTGSVCSFWMDDIKTHCYVTYSSVDEAIATRNAVYNLQWPLNNGSYLAAEFVDPLEVKLKIEHPPPLPLPTSLGKDTTPNAAAIQQAEANQTMLHRGAGAAWGLSPTPQPHTKLYTTSNPRSEREVLPPSPKQPETTIKTLDDLFRRTQASPMIYYLPLSEEEVAAKLAARRRRNWRR; encoded by the exons ATGACGACGTATCCTGTGCTGAATGACCAGCCAATTGATCAGTGGAACTTTGCAGAACTGAAGGATGAGCTCTCTAGGAGGAACTTACCTACCGATGGCTTGAAGGATGATCTTGTGAAAAGGCTCTTTGAGGAACTTCAGGGTGATATACTTGGTGGAGAAGGGCCAGTTGGTGGATCTCCTCCCGATGATGATCTCAAAGAGGACGAAACCCCTGGTTCGGCTGATGCATCTGTTTGCCAGGCTGCGGTGGAACAAAATGTTGATGAAGGTCCTTCTCAGGTTGCAACCCTGGAAGGATATCCTGTTGGTTCTGTTACAGAGGCTAGTGAGAAAGGTGCCGATGCTACTACAGAGGTTATTCAGGATGCTCTAGTTAGTACCGAAGAAGTTAGTCAGACAACTCTTGTTGCGGAGGTTAGTGAGAAAAGTGCCGATGCTACTACAGAAGTTAGTCAGAATGCTGTAGTTAGTACCGAAGAAGATAGTCAGACAACTCTTGTTGCAGAGGCTAGTGAGAAAAGTGCCGATGCTACTACAGAAGTTAGTCAGGATGCTGTAGTTAGTAACGAAGAAGTTAGTCAGACAACTCTTGTTGCTGCTACTGAAGTTAGTGATGCTCCTCTTGTTGATATGGCAAAAGCTGATGAAATTTCTCCAAGTGACGCAGTGGCAACCAACGGAGATCACCTAGAATCAGCTCCAAGTGGCAGTAATATAGTGAAGGAAGCATCTCCACAAGCTGATCGTCATAGTGAGATTATTGCAGAGAAGGCTCCAGAAGAAGGCACCATCAAGAAAGTGATTGCTAATTATCTACCATGTGATGTTGCCAGTACTGATGTCAAGTTAGATGCAACTTCTGCTAAAGACAAGTTAGATGCTGATATTGTAGAGCAAGATGCAGTATCATCACCTCCAGATGCTAGTGCGTCACATGTTGATCCATTGGATGTTGATGCTGTTGCAGCTGCACCAGGACAAAATGCTGAGACCCTGATTCCTGTGATAGATTTGAGTGATAATGCTTTGATGAATGGCAAGGACCTCGAAGATTCTGGGCGCACAAACAGTACCTGCAAACCAACCGTGGCAGGGACAAATGACCAGGTAACTGAGGTCAATCCTGTTCTAGGTTCTCAAATCAAGTGTGTTCCGATTCCGCATGACAATATATCAACTAATGTAAAAGGTGACCTGAATGCTGACAATTCTGATTTGGAAATAGAGGTTAAGAGGGATATGGTCAAACCACCATGCAACATTCCCTCCGTAGGTGATGATTTGCAGGCATTGGACGATGACAAAGAGTTGTCTAAGAACGGGACCCCATTGCAAGAAATAGAATCTAAATCCAATATGATCTTGGACAAGAAAGAGGACAGTCCTGATGGCGCTTTTCCTGAAAAACTAAATTTAGACAGGAGCTCGATAGAGGAGGATGTGATGGAAAGTAAGCATGTTGATACCATTATCAGATCTGATGATCTTGGAGGAAAGACTGCGGTTACCTCAGACCATGAAGAGGTAAAAGAGGTGATCCTCTTTAATACTGTTGCCAATGATTCATCTGTGGAGACAATGGATATTGTTCATGAAGAGAAGCTAGTAACTTCATCTGAAAAGAGGAAACTTGAAG ACCAAGAAGTTGTCGCGGATGAGCCCATCAAACGTCAGCGCCATGTGGATACTCTCAAAATTCCTAAGCAACAAACATCCAAACTAAGTAGCTCTGATTCTCCAAAGGTTGTGGTTCGGCCTGCTCTAAAACATTTTGTTGGCAGGTCTAATTCAACAGCAAGTGGAGGTTCTCACAAAGAGCGGATAG TGCCACTTCCTCAGAAGCCTGCAACAACTTCCTTGAGAGTTGACCGATTTGTGCGCCCATTTACTTTGAAAGCTGTGCAAGAGCTTCTTGGTAGAACTGGATCTGTTTGCAGCTTCTGGATGGATGATATCAAGACCCACTGCTATGTTACA TACTCTTCAGTGGATGAAGCTATCGCTACCAGGAATGCTGTTTACAACCTCCAATGGCCCCTAAACAATGGCAGTTACTTAGCTGCCGAATTTGTTGATCCACTTGAGGTGAAGCTTAAAATCGAACACCCTCCCCCACTGCCACTGCCTACCAGCCTCGGCAAGGATACAACGCCAAATGCAGCAGCCATCCAACAAGCGGAGGCTAACCAAACCATGCTTCACCGTGGCGCTGGTGCCGCATGGGGTCTGTCACCTACTCCACAGCCTCATACAAAGTTGTATACCACATCTAACCCCAGGTCGGAAAGGGAGGTGCTTCCACCTTCTCCAAAGCAACCGGAAACAACTATCAAGACACTTGATGATCTCTTCAGGAGGACACAGGCCTCTCCGATGATCTACTACTTGCCCTTATCGGAGGAGGAGGTGGCAGCCAAGCTCGCAGCACGCCGCAGGCGAAATTGGAGACGGTAG
- the LOC123187883 gene encoding 50S ribosomal protein L7/L12, which translates to MPLFSSKFAPLIPRLRRLSTAAATAGGEDPKLSRIADELLALSSAELDDYSALMRLKLRLSLTSNPAAGLGPGTAGDAASGSAGAEEAAAVKTAFDVKIEKYDAAAKIKIIKEVRAMTDLGLKEAKELVEKAPVVVRAGLPKEEAEALAAKLKAAGAAVALE; encoded by the coding sequence ATGCCACTCTTCTCCTCTAAATTCGCACCGCTGAtcccccgcctccgccgcctctccaCGGCGGCGGCGACCGCCGGCGGCGAGGACCCGAAGCTGTCGCGCATCGCGGACGAGCTCCTGGCGCTCTCCTCGGCCGAGCTGGATGACTACTCGGCCCTCATGCGCCTCAAGCTACGCCTCTCGCTCACCTCCAACCCAGCTGCCGGATTAGGTCCTGGCACGGCCGGGGACGCGGCCTCCGGGTCGGCGGGGGCCGAGGAGGCCGCGGCGGTGAAGACGGCGTTCGACGTCAAGATCGAGAAGTACGACGCGGCGGCCAAGATCAAGATCATCAAGGAGGTGCGCGCGATGACGGACCTGGGGCTCAAGGAGGCCAAGGAGCTGGTGGAGAAGGCGCCGGTCGTCGTGCGCGCGGGCCTGCccaaggaggaggccgaggcgctcGCCGCCAAGCTCAAGGCCGCCGGAGCTGCCGTTGCGCTCGAGTGA